The genomic stretch GGACCTTAATAATCACTGCTGTTATTTTATTCAATAATACGATGAAAGTGGACAGTGTGTTAATGTAGATGACAGAAGTTCCTCAGGATGGATAACGTTTTCACTCcctgtgtctcttttttttctccccccttcTCAGGACGAAAAGCTGAAAAAACTTGTAGAGCAGCATGGAACTGACTCCTGGAAATTAATATCTAACTTTTTTCCAGTAAGTATGTAATTTAATGTGTCTGCATTGTGTAATAAGAATATTAAAAGTTGTATCTTGCTTCATGCCATATTGGTCCATCTCTTCTAGTCTAACACTTAATGACCATCCTAACCATTTAGTAATctcataattaaaaatgttcctcAATAGGATGTTCTTAACAGTGATGGTAAGACATGGGCGCAGTGACTGGAGAGGTAGATTTATTTCTAGCTGTCAGGAGTAGGCGTAACTGTGAGGTAAGTGGTGTGGTCTAATGAGGTGTTGTGCTTTGTATGGCTCTGTCACAGGGGAGGACAGATGGCCAGTGTCAGCACCGCTGGCAGAAGGTACTCAACCCAGAGCTGGTGAAAGGACCCTGGACAAAAGAGGAGGATCAAAAGGTAAGAGGAGCTGGGAGTTTCCTGTTCTGGATAGAAAGAGGGATCACAAAATAGGTAAATGATAGCAGAGACAGAAGGGAGTGTGGAGAGCAGCTTAGTCTAAGTGAAAGAACACAATACAAACTCAAATGCCACAATATGCAGTGCATCTTTTATCTTCAGACTAACAGGGCTGTGCACATGCGCAAGCTTACTTCCCGCTAAAactttctttgcttctttttttgcaaagtaaatgctccactacgtcATCCCTAATAAAACACAGACTTTCCAAGTCACTAGTTTAGAGCTCAGCCCTTCTTTGTACAGAGTGAAGCTCTAATATCTCCCCCGGCTCTAAGTTGAATAATGCATTCCTTAAATGGATCACGATTCTTCAAGAATGTCAAGAATGATGTCTCATTCCTCCAACATCTTGGCAtcataacaaaaacacagacctATCAATAAAAGCCTGGGCGGCCAATGATGACATCACAACATTTTTCAACCTTGATGGAAACAGCCAAACAAGCTGTGCTGCTGCTACAGTCATAGCTCTCTAAACACTGGCGCTGCTGTTGGCTATAAATGAGAAAAGTAGAAAGAAGTCATTTCCCTCTTTATACAAGCTTGTAGTATTAATTAATCTAATAAGGGCCTTACTTAAAATAAAAGATGACAGAGAATACTACCAGAACATGCAAGATTGTATAGATTATCATTTTctaatttagaaataaaaactcTCCTCTACATATCCCTTCTTTGGTGATGTTTGTGCAGGTTATTGACCTGGTACATAAGTATGGCCCCAAGCGTTGGTCGGTGATTGCCAAGCACCTCCAGGGGAGGATTGGGAAGCAGTGCCGTGAACGGTGGCACAACCACCTTAACCCAGAGGTGAAGAAGTCTTCATGGACTCAGGAGGAGGACCGAATCATCTATGAGGCCCACAAACGACTTGGCAACCGCTGGGCAGAGATCTCCAAGCTTCTTCCTGGACGGTAATATAATCTTGTGCGCATGTTGCTTCCAGTTTGAGTCATGAAACGGGTAATTTGCTAAAATTCTGATCTTCTCCCCAACAGGACAGACAACTCCATCAAGAACCACTGGAACTCTACTATGAGGAGGAAGGTGGAGCATGAGGGGTACCTGCAAGATGGCTGCAAGAGTTTCACTTCTTCTCATGCTGGAGTGAAGAGACGCCACCACAGACCATGTCCTCCAACTCCAACAGAGCCCCAGCACTGTGATCGCAGTCCCCTGCCTATATCGGGACCCAACCAGGTCCACTTCCCTTTTGGACTCCACACTATATGGTGTTTTGAtgtcttttatttgttgttttattgatttttatttaatcatgatTCTTTGTATTTTAGATGGGAGGATATCCTTATgatcctcacagtggacacttgATGGACAGCCTTCCTGATAATTCAGGCTTCATACTGGTGAGTCTTTGTGTATTTCTTTGCATGCTAGTGGGGAAAACCTGTCAGATTCTTTATTTTCTGGACTTTCTGTAGTTATCCTTGTGATTGCTAACTCTGGACTTCAAATCAAAGACTTGAATGTCCTGTTATTTTCGCCTAACATTCAATAACATTTAAAAGGGGGTAAATCTCAAATGCTCCGgtaaatattttgtgtaaatcTGTTTTGTGTCTGGTTTTCTTAacttctttctttcatcctgTCCTCTCGACCTCTCCTCCCTGACGTTTGTTTATTTCAGCCATCCTGCCTGGATGATCCTGACAGAGAGCAAAGAATTAAGGAGCTTGAGCTGCTGCTTATGTCAGCAGAGAATGAAGTCCAACGACAAGTGCAGTGCAGAGGTCCATGTGTAAGAACACACTCcgaatgtgtgtttgcatagtCAGCATAGCCTGCGTGTGTTTGTACCTTACATACActgtaaaaagtttttaaatggtcatttttaatattaaatttattatttaattcaaCAAAGAGtcttaaaatcaaatcaaagtgaGCTAAAGAGAGAATATTATGAATTTTCTTGAAAATCTGACACTTAACACTTGTTTATAGAAAATTCCCAAATCCCATCTCCTCAGCGGACTATTCCTTTCTTTAAGGAAAAGAAGATTTTAAGACTTGAGAGTAATGACTCGCGATGGACTTTTTGCAGTGTATACATGTGAAAACGAGAATGGcgcacatgtatgtgtgtctgtagcCTGATTTGCTGTAGTGCTGCTATAGTAACTACCTTCCTCATCTCGCTACTCATTCAGACTGGCCTGAAGCTATGCTTGGTAGCCGtccccctcccccaccaccaccaccaccatcattcCAAACATGAACCCGCTCCCTCATCCCCTCCAGTCCTCACCCCCATGCCCACTCTCAGCCAGCAGTTTGAACCAAGCAAAGCACtatcctctgtctctcctgttcCTATTCTATCCCTCCCCGacacttttcacatttaattcaCTCCATTCATGTAATGTGTCATTCTTCACAGTTATTGACTTCATATTGAATGGTGAAGATTTGCCTGATATTTTGTAGTATCACCAGTGTTTTCCACACTTTCCTTGtcacaaatcattttaaaactgaagCAAATTTAGAATCATTTTACTCAACATCTACCAATCTCACCATTAAATCAGACACCAATCTGCCGCTGGAGCCAGAGATCTAACCCCTCTGTTCTCTCATCCTGCCCCCTCAGAATTTGGAGCAGTACTCAGGCTGGTCCGACAGTGTGTCAGATGACACATTGACTACAAGTAGCAGCAGCctagaggagcaggcagagaggaggcCCTGGAGGGGCCCTGAGATCACCCAGGGACCTCCACCACAGCTTCCTGTCTCCCCCAGTAAGTTCCTGGCTGTAGAGGCCAGCACTGTGCTCTCTACCCTGCAGACCATACCGGAGTTTGCAGAGACCATGGACCTCATTGACTCAGTGAGTAACAGAAGGAGCACAACAGAGAACAAATGCATCTCAGTATGAATTTGTTGACTAAAAGTCATGAATGTATTAAAGATCTACTGTAGATGTGTTTTGCTCTGCAGGACCCTGTTGCATGGAGCAACGTGGCCAGTTTCGACTTGTCAGAGACAGCAACACCGCCCAGGCACAACCAGGCAGGCTACACCACTCTCCTGCAAGAGAGGACGATTGACAATTCAATGGGCTACACAGTCAGCACTCCGACTGCCATCTCTGGCTGTGATAAAAGCTGTGCTTCATTTGATGTGGGCAGTATCACCTCCCTGACTCCTGTCAACTCATCCAAACCCACCCAGGCATCcactgggaggaggaggagaagagagaggggggaaccATCTCCTTTGTGCGACAGGACCTGCTCCTCCTTCATGGAAGATATCTCAAATTCTCCCAAGAAAACGCCCACAAAGTCACTGCCATTCACCCCGTCACGAGTAAatgaaatctgtttttctttcttcactcACCATAATCCCCACTTCAGCTGACTTCTTCCTCATAGAGTTGATGTACTGAGGTTGCATTGGTCATGCGGCTAATATGCCTGTCTGTTTCCCCAGTTCTGCAACATATCAGGGGCAGAGCATCTGAATCTGGATAACCCCGCCCTCACCTCAACTCCTGTGTGTGGCCAAAGGTGTCTCCTCAACACGCCACTCCAAAAAGAAACCACACCTAAGCACCAGAAAGAGAATGATgggtaaataaatatataaaagcaGTACACATCCCACAAGAGCTGGCATAAAAGCCAGAAGCTTGCTATGCTTTCTGGGTATTTTCCAAAAGAATCTTTAACCTTAATTTAATCAGATTGTTAGGACGAGAGTGCTCGGTGTATAATATTCTCTGTCAACTTTCTAGTTTGCGGACCCCCAAGTTCCGTAAAACTGTCATGATTCAAACCCCGAGGACACCAACTCCCTTCAAAAATGCTTTGGCTGCCCAGGAGAAAATGCATGGGCCACTAAAGATGGAGGTAAGAGTTGTGGCTGTGTGCATTTTACCTGTGCGTTTTCACACTTCACGCTTTTATTTACCTATATTTATGATAACGTTTTCTTATTTTGTAGAGTGTATGGCTGCTTGATCTTGtgattatatatatgtgtgtgttcattttttttcagccaCAGCCATTGGCATTTCTAGAAGAAGACATTCGAGAAGTTCTGAAGCAGGAGACTGGAGCAGACATTTTTAACAGAGCAGACGTCcaaccagactacagagcatgGAAACATAATGTATGTGTAGCATGCACACTTTCTTCCATTACTGAAACATACTAACCTGTTCTCTGTTATCTGAAGAAACAAATActtacagatacacacatttttttattttactgaactCATTTGTAATACTTATAGCTCTATACTAGATGGAACTAGAGCATTTACTGTTATTTGTATCGTGGTCCTTTGATTTCAGATTGATGGCCCAGCTAGAAAGGTGCGTAAGTCTCTTGTCCTGGACCCCTGGGGGAAAGACTGCCTAAACATCCAACTCTTCCATGAGCATCTTAATAACGCACAAGTAAGTCACGATATTGGTTTAAAATCACTGATCAGGTCCTGTAGCTAGATGAGAAAACTAACTCagtaactactactactgatatATACAAGAGTAAGGCACGTAACCTGTAACATGAACATTATCAATAAAACGGGCAAATGTTCAGCTTTAGACATCACTGtataatgctactttatatgAATTAAATTAAGCATCATCattacttgtatttttaattcAGCTACTCCATTTATTGAACCTCATATGGCAGGTGCCAGATGAAAGTCTACTGAAGAACTCTTCACTGATCACCCCAATCCCTGAGCGAGAGGAGTGTCGCCGTTCTTTAACTTCTAGCCGAGAGGAGCCCTCATTAGTCCCCATTCATCCTCATCGCTTTACTAGCCCCCGGATGAAGAAGCTTCTTGCCTCCCACAAAGCACCAAAACACACCACTGTACAGGTACATAGAGTAGTctttaaataaaaccattgaCGAGGTGAccttcataaaatatttttctcatttcccttttgcatttgttaaaggtgccctgtggagttttcttgtaaacaaacaaaagttctgtTTACATTAAGTGTTACTCATCataacacattgtgtgtatccttgatgcaaacaaacaagcatttCCGTcctcaaaacatttgcaaagccaaagtattttaaatcctgcattgtttgcatccatgtttactagcttgcagtcttcttcttccctgcctttttAGTGCATTTCTTGGCGTGTTAtcgccacctgtagatcagtggaatagtgaaACCATttgcaggaatgtgtattgcgTAACCCGTCCCCATGCGCATGCACGAGATAAACAAAATGGGACCAACCCAAAAAATTTCTCTGTAGCACTACTAGAGGTCAacaactccacagggaaccttttaaataaaaaagggggAACTATTAAGATATACATAATATTATAATTTTCCCAATGATGTTTTGCACAATGAAGGGTAAGCTTTGGCAACCATCTGTAATCGTTGGTTGCCTTCTCTGCAGGTGAGTGAGTGGGAAGCAGTGGTTTATGGGAAGACAGAGGACCAGCTGATCATGACAGAGCAGGCCCGTCAGTACCTGAACCCTTACCCTTCGTCTGGCTCTACCTCAAGGGCCCTTGTGCTTTAAAGCCGTCCCCTTGCTGCGCAGGCAACACTACTACACCCGTCCGACAACTAAAACCTCCACTGAATCCTGTAAGAGACAATCCAGTGAAgacaaatgattttatttttcttttgaagcAGAAATGCACTGCCAAGGATGTCCACAAAAAGGCATGGTTGCTGGTATTGTTTTCAACACATTTCTAGGTCACTGCCCATGTAGTTTCTTGTTTATAGGTCTGGCCTGTATTTTCCTTTGAATACACACAACCTGGTAACATAAACAGTTTTGTACAGATATGAAATGGCTAGAATTCTTTCTGCACTAGTCAGTAATGTTGAAACAACCTGCACATACAATAGGCTGTAGGAATAGTGTTTATTACTAGCAGTGGCTGCTTCTGAGttttatattgttaatatattgtttaaatgacaagaaagacattttataaTGTAACGCTACTCATTGTGTATCTCCTTAGCTTGTTTTGCTAAACTGCCCCATTGCTGTTATCCGATAAAAACCACATACATGGAAACAcccatgtatttttaaaatgggtttttaacaagacatacagtacagaataTAGTGTTAACAATTGCTTTGAAATTagagaaacaaaaaatgcagttaCGTGTTTTTTTGTGACAGCAGCGTTACATTGCTGAATGCCTATCCATGGTGATGTGAAGTTGGAAATAAGAAGCTGTCAGTATTGCACTACTGAGTTGATTTTGCTGCTGAGAAAAAAGGAGCAGTGTTTTTAAGGGCAAACTGGATAGCACTTGTGATGGTATCTTTTTTTAACAACACGTTTCCTTTCCAAGGCCATAGTGTCTGTCGAGACATCGGTTGAATGTATTTCATTGCAATGTACATGTGTAAGAACCTCAAAAATGGAAGGGTAccttaatgtttgtttgtgtttgttttatttattatctgaCAGCTCTAAAGCTTAGATATTAATATAAATCGGACACCATGAGTTTTTAAGAAGTTTAACTTTGCTGACAAAACAGCCTAGAAACCCTCACTTGCTCTAAGGCAGTTCTCTCTGTAATAGAGGATGAATGGTCGCCATTGCTTTGGTCAGTCGTTTCAGTGTGTCATGGCTGATACTGACCAGTTTTTATATCATCAATGTTCTACAACAAGCATTTGGTCAAGAAGGatttactttttatgtgaaggctgtaggttttatttatttaatgtctactaatttatttatttctaaaaaaaaatttaagaacAATTATTGAAgaattttattgtcttttctctttcaaaatCAAGATTGGGCTACCATTCAGTTTCATTACTCCAAGTTAGAAGAACATGAACTGCCACTAATTTAATATGTTCATTTCTTTTCCTGATCAGGCAAGATCTAGCAAATAATCATTCTGTAGTCGTATCTGGGATCTTGTAACATATAGATaggtcatttttttcctttgattCAAATGTGTTCTTCGTTATTAGGTAGCCTCCATCTCCGACCTCTAATCATAGAcaaattgcactttttactcatttaattttaagttGTCATTCTGATGATGTAGCTCTTGtccttatttttgtttttgtgtgtgtgtgtgtgtgtgtgtgttagatggttGTCTCCCATTTTGTAATTAATTCAACATGATTTCAActcctgctctgctgcagaaaTGTGTGCTTAAATACACTACATTTAAGCCTTACATTCAACTTTTTTAGACTGATGGCTCTGGGCAAAAACACAGTTAACATAGACTGTCCTGTTACCCTCGA from Siniperca chuatsi isolate FFG_IHB_CAS linkage group LG19, ASM2008510v1, whole genome shotgun sequence encodes the following:
- the mybl1 gene encoding myb-related protein A isoform X3 → MDNVKPRSNDEDEELHSTDPESKEKSKDKKTLCKVKWSRDEDEKLKKLVEQHGTDSWKLISNFFPGRTDGQCQHRWQKVLNPELVKGPWTKEEDQKVIDLVHKYGPKRWSVIAKHLQGRIGKQCRERWHNHLNPEVKKSSWTQEEDRIIYEAHKRLGNRWAEISKLLPGRTDNSIKNHWNSTMRRKVEHEGYLQDGCKSFTSSHAGVKRRHHRPCPPTPTEPQHCDRSPLPISGPNQMGGYPYDPHSGHLMDSLPDNSGFILNLEQYSGWSDSVSDDTLTTSSSSLEEQAERRPWRGPEITQGPPPQLPVSPSKFLAVEASTVLSTLQTIPEFAETMDLIDSMCFALQDPVAWSNVASFDLSETATPPRHNQAGYTTLLQERTIDNSMGYTVSTPTAISGCDKSCASFDVGSITSLTPVNSSKPTQASTGRRRRRERGEPSPLCDRTCSSFMEDISNSPKKTPTKSLPFTPSRFCNISGAEHLNLDNPALTSTPVCGQRCLLNTPLQKETTPKHQKENDGLRTPKFRKTVMIQTPRTPTPFKNALAAQEKMHGPLKMEPQPLAFLEEDIREVLKQETGADIFNRADVQPDYRAWKHNIDGPARKVRKSLVLDPWGKDCLNIQLFHEHLNNAQVPDESLLKNSSLITPIPEREECRRSLTSSREEPSLVPIHPHRFTSPRMKKLLASHKAPKHTTVQVSEWEAVVYGKTEDQLIMTEQARQYLNPYPSSGSTSRALVL
- the mybl1 gene encoding myb-related protein A isoform X1 — translated: MDNVKPRSNDEDEELHSTDPESKEKSKDKKTLCKVKWSRDEDEKLKKLVEQHGTDSWKLISNFFPGRTDGQCQHRWQKVLNPELVKGPWTKEEDQKVIDLVHKYGPKRWSVIAKHLQGRIGKQCRERWHNHLNPEVKKSSWTQEEDRIIYEAHKRLGNRWAEISKLLPGRTDNSIKNHWNSTMRRKVEHEGYLQDGCKSFTSSHAGVKRRHHRPCPPTPTEPQHCDRSPLPISGPNQMGGYPYDPHSGHLMDSLPDNSGFILPSCLDDPDREQRIKELELLLMSAENEVQRQVQCRGPCNLEQYSGWSDSVSDDTLTTSSSSLEEQAERRPWRGPEITQGPPPQLPVSPSKFLAVEASTVLSTLQTIPEFAETMDLIDSMCFALQDPVAWSNVASFDLSETATPPRHNQAGYTTLLQERTIDNSMGYTVSTPTAISGCDKSCASFDVGSITSLTPVNSSKPTQASTGRRRRRERGEPSPLCDRTCSSFMEDISNSPKKTPTKSLPFTPSRFCNISGAEHLNLDNPALTSTPVCGQRCLLNTPLQKETTPKHQKENDGLRTPKFRKTVMIQTPRTPTPFKNALAAQEKMHGPLKMEPQPLAFLEEDIREVLKQETGADIFNRADVQPDYRAWKHNIDGPARKVRKSLVLDPWGKDCLNIQLFHEHLNNAQVPDESLLKNSSLITPIPEREECRRSLTSSREEPSLVPIHPHRFTSPRMKKLLASHKAPKHTTVQVSEWEAVVYGKTEDQLIMTEQARQYLNPYPSSGSTSRALVL
- the mybl1 gene encoding myb-related protein A isoform X2; this translates as MDNVKPRSNDEDEELHSTDPESKEKSKDKKTLCKVKWSRDEDEKLKKLVEQHGTDSWKLISNFFPGRTDGQCQHRWQKVLNPELVKGPWTKEEDQKVIDLVHKYGPKRWSVIAKHLQGRIGKQCRERWHNHLNPEVKKSSWTQEEDRIIYEAHKRLGNRWAEISKLLPGRTDNSIKNHWNSTMRRKVEHEGYLQDGCKSFTSSHAGVKRRHHRPCPPTPTEPQHCDRSPLPISGPNQMGGYPYDPHSGHLMDSLPDNSGFILPSCLDDPDREQRIKELELLLMSAENEVQRQVQCRGPCNLEQYSGWSDSVSDDTLTTSSSSLEEQAERRPWRGPEITQGPPPQLPVSPSKFLAVEASTVLSTLQTIPEFAETMDLIDSDPVAWSNVASFDLSETATPPRHNQAGYTTLLQERTIDNSMGYTVSTPTAISGCDKSCASFDVGSITSLTPVNSSKPTQASTGRRRRRERGEPSPLCDRTCSSFMEDISNSPKKTPTKSLPFTPSRFCNISGAEHLNLDNPALTSTPVCGQRCLLNTPLQKETTPKHQKENDGLRTPKFRKTVMIQTPRTPTPFKNALAAQEKMHGPLKMEPQPLAFLEEDIREVLKQETGADIFNRADVQPDYRAWKHNIDGPARKVRKSLVLDPWGKDCLNIQLFHEHLNNAQVPDESLLKNSSLITPIPEREECRRSLTSSREEPSLVPIHPHRFTSPRMKKLLASHKAPKHTTVQVSEWEAVVYGKTEDQLIMTEQARQYLNPYPSSGSTSRALVL